From a region of the Tamandua tetradactyla isolate mTamTet1 chromosome 10, mTamTet1.pri, whole genome shotgun sequence genome:
- the TMPRSS2 gene encoding transmembrane protease serine 2 isoform X2 — protein MALNSGPSPGDGPYYENRGYQPENLYSLPPPGAPSPYAAYPGLYYASQVPQYGPRVPTHVSTPAVRLQPESSSGPACSSKSKKVLCVTLALGAVLIGAAAAAVLIWRFMGRECSVSGMECGSSGTCISPSYWCDGISQCPTGEDEIQCVRLYGPNFILQVYSAQGKSWHPVCQDDWNDSYGRVACRYIGYKNSFYSSQGVHDDTGATSYMKLNASAGSGDLYKKLYLSDVCPSKTVVALRCIDCGVSSAAHLQSRIVGGDAAAPGDWPWQVSLHVQGVHVCGGSIVTPEWIVTAAHCVEEPLSNPRYWAVFAGILQQSLMFYGKGYRVEKVISHPNYDSKTKNNDIALMKLQVPLTFNGLMLEPTQPCWISGWGSTYEKGKTSNVLNAAMVPLIEPSKCNSKSVYNHLITPAMICAGYLQGNIDSCQGDSGGPLVTWKNSIWWLIGDTSWGSGCAKPNRPGVYGNMTVFIDWIYQQMRANS, from the exons GGGCCATCGCCAGGGGACGGACCTTACTATGAAAACCGTGGATACCAACCCGAAAATCTCTATTCCCTGCCGCCCCCCGGGGCCCCCAGCCCCTACGCAGCTTACCCGGGTCTCTACTACGCGTCCCAGGTGCCCCAGTATGGCCCGAGGGTGCCAACCCACGTTTCCACGCCAGCCGTCCGCCTGCAGCCCGAATCCTCGTCGGGACCGGCGTGCTCGTCAA AATCTAAAAAGGTGCTCTGCGTCACCCTGGCCCTGGGAGCCGTCCTCATTGGAGCTGCCGCCGCAGCCGTCCTCATCTGGAGGTTCA TGGGGAGGGAGTGCTCGGTCTCAGGGATGGAGTGTGGCTCGTCCGGGACCTGCATCAGCCCCTCGTACTGGTGTGATGGGATATCGCAATGCCCCACGGGCGAGGACGAGATCCAGTGCG TGCGTCTCTACGGACCAAACTTCATCCTGCAGGTCTACTCCGCACAGGGGAAATCCTGGCACCCCGTGTGCCAAGATGACTGGAACGACAGCTACGGGCGGGTGGCGTGCAGATACATAGGCTACAA GAATAGCTTCTATTCCAGCCAAGGAGTACACGACGACACTGGTGCCACCAGCTACATGAAGCTGAATGCCAGTGCCGGGAGTGGGGACCTCTACAAAAAGCTCTACCTCAG tgatgtctgtccttcaaaaacagtGGTTGCTTTACGCTGTATAG ACTGCGGAGTCTCCTCCGCCGCCCATCTCCAGAGCCGCATTGTGGGCGGGGACGCCGCGGCGCCAGGGGACTGGCCCTGGCAGGTCAGCCTGCATGTGCAGGGCGTGCACGTCTGCGGGGGCTCCATCGTCACCCCGGAGTGGATTGTGACAGCCGCCCACTGCGTGGAAGA GCCTCTTTCCAATCCACGGTACTGGGCAGTCTTTGCGGGAATTTTGCAGCAATCTTTGATGTTCTATGGAAAAGGATACAGAGTAGAAAAAGTGATTTCTCATCCAAATTACGATTCCAAGACCAAGAACAATGACATCGCCCTCATGAAGTTGCAGGTGCCTCTCACTTTTAATG GCCTGATGCTGGAGCCCACACAGCCCTGCTGGATTTCCGGGTGGGGGTCCACCTATGAGAAAG GGAAGACCTCGAACGTGCTGAATGCCGCCATGGTGCCCCTGATTGAGCCCTCGAAATGTAACAGCAAATCCGTCTACAATCACCTCATCACGCCCGCCATGATCTGCGCGGGCTACCTGCAGGGAAACATCGACTCCTGCCAG GGTGACAGTGGAGGCCCTCTGGTCACTTGGAAGAACAGCATCTGGTGGCTGATCGGGGACACAAGTTGGGGATCCGGCTGTGCCAAGCCTAACAGGCCTGGGGTGTATGGAAATATGACAGTATTTATCGACTGGATTTACCAGCAGATGCGG GCAAACAGCTAA
- the TMPRSS2 gene encoding transmembrane protease serine 2 isoform X1, translating into MALNSGPSPGDGPYYENRGYQPENLYSLPPPGAPSPYAAYPGLYYASQVPQYGPRVPTHVSTPAVRLQPESSSGPACSSKSKKVLCVTLALGAVLIGAAAAAVLIWRFMGRECSVSGMECGSSGTCISPSYWCDGISQCPTGEDEIQCVRLYGPNFILQVYSAQGKSWHPVCQDDWNDSYGRVACRYIGYKNSFYSSQGVHDDTGATSYMKLNASAGSGDLYKKLYLSDVCPSKTVVALRCIDCGVSSAAHLQSRIVGGDAAAPGDWPWQVSLHVQGVHVCGGSIVTPEWIVTAAHCVEEPLSNPRYWAVFAGILQQSLMFYGKGYRVEKVISHPNYDSKTKNNDIALMKLQVPLTFNDKIRPVCLPNPGLMLEPTQPCWISGWGSTYEKGKTSNVLNAAMVPLIEPSKCNSKSVYNHLITPAMICAGYLQGNIDSCQGDSGGPLVTWKNSIWWLIGDTSWGSGCAKPNRPGVYGNMTVFIDWIYQQMRANS; encoded by the exons GGGCCATCGCCAGGGGACGGACCTTACTATGAAAACCGTGGATACCAACCCGAAAATCTCTATTCCCTGCCGCCCCCCGGGGCCCCCAGCCCCTACGCAGCTTACCCGGGTCTCTACTACGCGTCCCAGGTGCCCCAGTATGGCCCGAGGGTGCCAACCCACGTTTCCACGCCAGCCGTCCGCCTGCAGCCCGAATCCTCGTCGGGACCGGCGTGCTCGTCAA AATCTAAAAAGGTGCTCTGCGTCACCCTGGCCCTGGGAGCCGTCCTCATTGGAGCTGCCGCCGCAGCCGTCCTCATCTGGAGGTTCA TGGGGAGGGAGTGCTCGGTCTCAGGGATGGAGTGTGGCTCGTCCGGGACCTGCATCAGCCCCTCGTACTGGTGTGATGGGATATCGCAATGCCCCACGGGCGAGGACGAGATCCAGTGCG TGCGTCTCTACGGACCAAACTTCATCCTGCAGGTCTACTCCGCACAGGGGAAATCCTGGCACCCCGTGTGCCAAGATGACTGGAACGACAGCTACGGGCGGGTGGCGTGCAGATACATAGGCTACAA GAATAGCTTCTATTCCAGCCAAGGAGTACACGACGACACTGGTGCCACCAGCTACATGAAGCTGAATGCCAGTGCCGGGAGTGGGGACCTCTACAAAAAGCTCTACCTCAG tgatgtctgtccttcaaaaacagtGGTTGCTTTACGCTGTATAG ACTGCGGAGTCTCCTCCGCCGCCCATCTCCAGAGCCGCATTGTGGGCGGGGACGCCGCGGCGCCAGGGGACTGGCCCTGGCAGGTCAGCCTGCATGTGCAGGGCGTGCACGTCTGCGGGGGCTCCATCGTCACCCCGGAGTGGATTGTGACAGCCGCCCACTGCGTGGAAGA GCCTCTTTCCAATCCACGGTACTGGGCAGTCTTTGCGGGAATTTTGCAGCAATCTTTGATGTTCTATGGAAAAGGATACAGAGTAGAAAAAGTGATTTCTCATCCAAATTACGATTCCAAGACCAAGAACAATGACATCGCCCTCATGAAGTTGCAGGTGCCTCTCACTTTTAATG ATAAAATAAGGCCTGTGTGTCTCCCCAACCCAGGCCTGATGCTGGAGCCCACACAGCCCTGCTGGATTTCCGGGTGGGGGTCCACCTATGAGAAAG GGAAGACCTCGAACGTGCTGAATGCCGCCATGGTGCCCCTGATTGAGCCCTCGAAATGTAACAGCAAATCCGTCTACAATCACCTCATCACGCCCGCCATGATCTGCGCGGGCTACCTGCAGGGAAACATCGACTCCTGCCAG GGTGACAGTGGAGGCCCTCTGGTCACTTGGAAGAACAGCATCTGGTGGCTGATCGGGGACACAAGTTGGGGATCCGGCTGTGCCAAGCCTAACAGGCCTGGGGTGTATGGAAATATGACAGTATTTATCGACTGGATTTACCAGCAGATGCGG GCAAACAGCTAA